One Lepisosteus oculatus isolate fLepOcu1 chromosome 13, fLepOcu1.hap2, whole genome shotgun sequence genomic region harbors:
- the amotl2a gene encoding angiomotin-like 2a: protein MRTAEDSSSTVLHRLIQEQLRYGNLTDTRALLAIQQQALRGAGSGSPRSSAESLNQEESQFLQLSARQEPQGQEHQGDCHHSESSLHQLYQLHGEELPTYEEAKAQSQYLASQRGQGDACAVMLDDVLQDDGLRDLKRGHVRSLSERLLQLSLERNGAKNQMAMSSSHSYPQLSKHHVHHAPSAQQHPAEQRGPPPEYPFLVKPPGYMVSHSQEHGHYNTPPPPFYSQSHRHLQTQPQVFRHSPLSTLTPAGVEAFMAAHNVSTNSHVAQMEMLMKENEMLRRNLEGYSEKAARIQKLEMEIQRISEAYETLMKGSAKREALEKTMRNKLEGEIKRLHDFNRDLRDRLETASKQLAAKEAASSDQNQDVLAKLLEQSERQQRDKERLEREVSALRGTSEDQRRRLEALDQALNSAQSKAAQLEEELRRKRAYVEKVERLQHALSQLQAACEKREKLEQRLRTRLEQELKMLRAQQRQTHGPGSASPSELSACALLERLREKEERILALEADMTKWEQKYLEESTMRQFAMDAAATAAAQRDTTIINHSPRHSPNNSFNEDLLTANHRHQEMENRIRALHAQLLEKDAVIKVLQHRSRRDPSKGEQQGLRPAKSVPSITAAASAHSWHTPSRQLVGNKATDAASRDPIVKSLSDDQTVAVRSTTHTKHCSQDGCTQTENISQESPATSELAATEDSSTVPVSDNVEQLTPINMYKNLDNLGVEVVEILI from the exons ATGCGGACGGCGGAAGACTCGTCCAGCACGGTCCTGCACCGGCTGATCCAGGAGCAGCTGCGCTACGGGAACCTCACGGACACGCGCGCTCTGCTGGCCATCCAGCAGCAGGCCCTGCGGGGGGCGGGCTCCGGGAGCCCCCGCTCCTCCGCGGAGAGCCTGAACCAGGAGGAGTCCCAGTTTCTCCAGCTGTCGGCGCGCCAGGAGCCCCAGGGGCAGGAGCACCAGGGGGACTGCCACCACTCGGAGAGCTCCCTGCACCAGCTCTACCAGCTCCACGGAGAGGAGCTGCCCACCTACGAAGAGGCCAAGGCCCAGTCGCAGTACCTGGCGTCCCAGAGGGGCCAGGGGGATGCCTGCGCTGTGATGCTGGACGACGTCCTGCAGGACGATGGTCTGAGAGACCTCAAGCGGGGGCACGTCCGGTCTCTCAGCGAGAGGCTGCTGCAGCTCTCGTTGGAGAGGAACGGCGCGAAAAACCAAATGGCTATGAGCTCCTCGCACAGCTATCCGCAGCTCTCCAAGCATCACGTCCACCACGCCCCAAGCGCCCAGCAGCACCCTGCTGAGCAGAGAGGCCCCCCACCCGAATATCCGTTTCTGGTCAAGCCTCCGGGATATATGGTTAGCCATTCCCAGGAGCATGGACATTACAACACGCCACCTCCCCCTTTCTATTCGCAGTCTCACAG GCATCTACAGACTCAGCCACAGGTGTTCCGCCACAGTCCTTTATCTACACTGACCCCTGCAGGTGTGGAGGCCTTCATGGCCGCTCACAATGTCTCTACAAACAGCCATGTAGCCCAGATGGAAATGCTGATGAAGGAAAATGAGATGTTGAGGCGGAATCTAGAAGGCTACAGTGAGAAGGCCGCCAGGATCCAAAAG CTTGAGATGGAAATCCAGAGGATATCTGAAGCTTATGAGACACTCATGAAGGGTTCTGCTAAACGCGAGGCTCTGGAAAAAACCATGAGAAACAAGTTGGAAGGAGAGATCAAAAGGTTACATGATTTTAACCGGGACCTAAGAG ACCGCCTGGAAACAGCTAGCAAACAGCTGGCTGCAAAGGAAGCTGCTTCTTCAGACCAAAACCAAGATGTCTTGGCCAAACTCCTAGAGCAAA GTGAACGGCAGCAGCGGGACAAGGAACGCCTGGAGCGGGAGGTCTCGGCGCTCCGCGGCACCAGCGAGGACCAGCGGCGGCGGCTGGAGGCCCTGGACCAGGCCCTGAACAGCGCGCAGTCCAAGGCCGCCCAGCTGGAAGAGGAGCTGCGCAGGAAGAGGGCCTACGTGGAGAAGGTGGAGCGGCTGCAGCACGCCCTGTCCCAGCTGCAGGCCGCCTGTGAGAAACGGGAGAAGCTGGAGCAGAGGCTGCGCACCCGGCTGGAGCAGGAGCTGAAGATGCTGCGGGCGCAGCAG cgGCAAACCCACGGCCCGGGTTCGGCCTCTCCCTCGGAGCTCAGCGCCTGCGCCCTGCTGGAGCGCCTGCGGGAGAAGGAGGAGCGCATCCTGGCGCTGGAGGCCGACATGACCAAGTGGGAGCAGAAGTACCTCGAGGAGAGCACCATGCGCCAGTTTGCCATGGACGCGGCTGCCACCGCGGCTGCACAGAG GGACACTACCATCATCAACCATTCGCCCCGGCACTCCCCCAACAACAGTTTCAACGAGGACCTGCTGACTGCCAATCACCGACACCAGGAAATGGAGAACCG AATCCGTGCCCTGCATGCTCAGCTCCTGGAGAAGGATGCAGTGATCAAGGTCCTTCAGCATCGCTCCCGCAGGGACCCCAGCAAGGGGGAGCAGCAAGGCCTCCGTCCCGCCAAATCTGTGCCATCCATCACTGCAGCTGCCAGTGCCCACAGCTGGCACACGCCAAGCCGCCAACTTGTTGGCAACAAGGCGACGGACGCGGCGAGCAGAGACCCAATAG TGAAAAGCCTCTCGGACGATCAGACGGTAGCAGTACGGTCAACCACCCACACTAAACACTGTAGCCAAGATGGCTGTACCCAGACGGAAAACATTTCACAAGAGTCACCTGCTACCTCTGAGCTTGCTGCCACTGAGGATTCCAGCACTGTTCCCGTCTCTg ATAACGTGGAACAACTGACACCCATTAATATGTACAAGAATTTGGATAATTTAGGTGTGGAAGTAGTTGAAATTCTTATCTAG